Genomic segment of Microbacterium hydrocarbonoxydans:
GCCGCTCTGGTCCACGGCATGAGGGCACGCCCGAGCAGCAGGAGGATCAGATCGATCACGAGCGCGATCACCACGACGGCGACGACTCCGGCGAACACCTCGGCGATGATGCGGCGTTCGAGGCCGTTCGTGAAGAGGTAGCCGAGGTTCGTGACGCCGATCAGGATGCCGACCGTGGCGAGAGAGATCGTGCTGACGGCGGTGACCCTGAGCCCTGCGAGGATCACGGGTCCCGCGAGCGGGAACTCCACCGCCCAGAAGCGGCGGAAGGGCGCGAACCCCGTCGCGGTGGCGGCCTGGCGCACGTCGTCGTCGACCGAGTCGAGGCCGTCGGAGACCGCGCGCACCAGGATCGCGATCGCGTAGATCGTCAAGGCGATCACGAGATTGGACTCGCTGATGGCCGAGTAGCCGAGGGCGGCCGGCAGCAGGATCAGCAGCGCGAGCGACGGGATCGTATAGAGGAGCCCCGTGAGCACGATGATCGGGCCGCGGACCAGACGGAATCGCCAGGCGACCCAGCCGAGCGGGAGCGACAGCACGAAGCCGAGCACGATCGGGATGATGCTCTGACGCAGATGCACCAGAGTCAACTCGAAGATCAACCCGAGGTTGTCGGTGACCCAGTTCACGCGCGCTCGCTCTGCACAGCGCCGAGAGCCGCGGCATCCGGCCCCGCCAGCGGACCGTCCGACCTCTCGACCTCGGCTACGATCGCACCCTGCGTGCGCCCTTCGGAGTCGACCACGACGGTGCCGTGCGGCGTCTCTTTGAGGTGCAGCGCCCGACGGCCGCGGTCGGCTCCGATGAAGGAGGCGACGAAGTCGTCTGCGGGGTTCTCGATGATCTCGCTCGGGCTGCCCACCTGCACGATGCGTGCACCCTTGTCGAGGATCACGACCTGGTCACCGAGCAGGAAGGCCTCGTCGATGTCGTGGGTGACGAACACGACCGTCTTGTCGAGCTCGTGCTGCAGCCGCAGCGTCTCCTGCTGCAGGTCGGCGCGCACGATCGGGTCGACCGCACCGAAGGGCTCGTCCATCAGCAGGATGTTCGGGTCTGCCGCGAGCCCGCGGGCCACGCCCACGCGCTGCTGCTGGCCGCCCGAGAGCTGGCTCGGGTACCGCTCGGCCAGAGACTGGTCGAGTCCCACCGTCTTCAGCAGCTCTCGCGCGCGCTGGTGCGCAGGAGCCTTCTTGACGCCGGTGAGACGCAGCACCGTGGCGACGTTGTCGAGCACGGTGAAATGCGGCATCAGGCCCGAGTTCTGCATGACGTAGCCGATGCGGCGGCGCAGGGCGACCGGATCGCCGCCGAGAACGCTCTCTCCGTCGATCTCGACCTCGCCCGAGGTCGGCTCGACCATGCGGTTGATCATGCGCAGCAGAGTCGTCTTGCCGCATCCCGAGGATCCGACGAACACCGTCGTCTTGCGCGACGGCAGCACCAGGCTGAAGTCCTTCACGGCGGTCGTGCCATCAGGGAACTGCTTGGTGACGTTGCGGAACTCGATCACGATTACTCTCCGGTCGATCGATCGACGAGACGGGCGTCAGCGCCCCGGCTGCGGCATACAGGGGTCATGCGGAGACTTCGACCCGCGGGTCGAACGCCACGAATCCGGAGAAGTCCTTGCCCACGCGGTCGAAGGCGCTCGGGTACGGCGTCGGATACGACCAGGCGTAGTCGGTGTGCAGCTCGCCGCCGGCCTGTACCGAGAAGTACTGGGCAGCGCCCTTCCAGGGGCACGTGTAGGGGGTCGGGCTCTCGACGAGCACGCCCTCTGTGATCGACGCCGGCGGGAAGTACCAGTTCCCCTCGATGCGTGCGAGATCGCTCTCGTCTGCTTCGGCGATGACGGTTCCTGCGAGTACAGCCTTCATGGTCCTGCCTCCTCGGATGTGGGTTCGAGCGTATAAGAGGTGTGCGACATTGAGCCGAGGGTTGTGCCCGGGGCCGTCAATGTGGGAAACAATCCTGCTCCGGGCGCGCCGATCGCGCCAGGTCTTCCACTGACTGTTCGGAGCGGATGCCGTAACGGATGGCGCCCCGGGGCATCGGTTCTCGGCATCCGTCCGACGCGCTCATGCCGACTGCCGCCCGTAGGACTCGAGCAGCCGCAGCCAGATCTCGCTGATGGTCGGATATGCCGGGACCGCGTGCCAGAGACGGGCGATCGGCACCTCGCCGACGATCGCGACCGTGGCCGCCTGCACGAGTTCGGCGACCTCGGGCCCGACGAAAGTCGCCCCGACGATCACGTCGCGCTCCTTGTCGATCACGAGGCGGGCCTGCCCAGCGAAGCCGTCTTCATAGAGGCTCGCGCCGGCGACGGAGCCGAGGTCGTAGTCGACGACGGCGACGTCGATGCCGGACTTGCGGGCATCGGCCTCGGTCAGTCCGACCGAGGCGACCTCGGGGAACGAGAACGTCACCTGCGGAGCGCCGGCGCTGTCGGCCGTGGCCACATGCCGGCCCCAGGGCGCATCGTCGACGTCTTCGTCGTGCGCGCGGGCTGCGATCACGTCGCCGGCCGCACGCGCCTGGTACTTGCCCTGATGCGTGAGCAGCACGCGACCGTTCACGTCGCCGACCGCGTACAGCCATTCCGATCCCGGTACGCGCATGGTGTCATCGACCGTGATCCAGCGGCCCGGTTCGAGTCCCACGACGTCGAGGCCGATGTCGCCGCTGCGCGGCGAGCGCCCCGTCGCCGCGAGCACCTCTGCGGCGGTGATGGTGGAGCCGTCGTCGAGCACGATCGTGACGCCCTCATCGGTGCGCGTCACGCTGGTCGTGCCTGTCTCGGTGCGCACATCGACGCCGAGCTCCTGCAGCCCCGCAGCGACGCGCTCGCCGGCGAACGGCTCCATGGCTCCCAGCAGACCGCTGCGGGCGATGAGCGTGACGGTCGAGCCGAGCGCCGCGTAGGCGGTCGCCATCTCGACGGCGACGACGCCGCCGCCGATCACGGCCAGGGACTCGGGAAGCTCCTCGGCGCTGGTCGCCTCGCGACTGGTCCAGGGCGACGACTCGCGCAGTCCGTCGATCGGCGGGATCACGGCATCCGAGCCCGTGCTGATCGCGACCGCGTGGCGGGCGCGGAGCACGCGCGTGCCGCCGTCGGCATCCGTCACCGTCACCTCGCGTTCGCCCGTCAGACGCCCGTGGCCGCGAGCGAGATCGATGCCCGCCGAGTCGAGCCACTTCACCTGGCCGTCGTCAGACCAGTTGCTCGTGAACGAGTCGCGACGGTCGAACACCGCCCGCACATCGAGCTTTCCGGTCACGGCCTCCTTCGAACCTGCCACGTGCTGAGCCGCCCGCAGGGCCTGGGCAGAACGCAGCAGCGCCTTCGACGGCATGCACGCCCAGTACGAGCATTCACCGCCCACGAGCTCGCTCTCGACGATGATCGCGGTCAGCCCGCCCTGCACGGCACGGTCGGCCACATTCTCGCCGACCGGTCCTCCGCCCAGCACGATCAGGTCGTATTCGTCGGTCTTGTCAGCAGTCATGGGGTTGCGCCTCTCCGTCGCCCAGTCTTGCTCAGAACGAACGTCGAGTCACGGGGTGGTTGTTCCGCACGGCGCGTCGTCGGCGCGTCGTCGGCGCGTCGTCAGTGCATCGTCGGTGCTTCGTCGGCGCGTCGTCGGTGCGTCGTCGGTGCGTCGTCGGCGCACCGGATGCAGGCCCAAGTCCCGGATGCATGTCCAGAAACCGTGTTCTGGCCATGCATCCGTGCTTTCGCCCTGCATCCGGCCGGCGATCCGGCCGGCGCGATCCGGCCCGCCCTGCATCCGGCACGCACGATCCGGCCCGCACGATCCGGTCAGCATGATCCGGCCCGCGCGCCCCCGCCCGCGAGCCCGCCCAGCCGACACGGCAGGTCACCGGGCCGCGGCATCACCCGCCGTCGCCCCGACGGGGGCGGCCACCCGAGCCGCCAGCAGCGCAGCGGCGAGCGCGAGGATCGCCGCGAGCGCGAACACGGCGACGAACGGGTCCATGGCCGCCGCCAGCCCGGCGAACAGCACGCCCGCGACCGCAAGAGCCAGAGCGCTGCCGAACGAGTCGGCCACCGTCATGGCCGAGCTGTTGAAGCCCTGATTCTCGGGCTCGGACATCGCGAGGGTCAGCGCGCTGGTGCGCGGACTCATCAACCCCATTCCGGCACCGGCGACGATCCACGCGACGATGATCACGGCGACCGGAGCAGTGAGCACAGCCGCGACAAGGGCCAGCGCCACGCCCGTGACGACGAGCACGGTTCCGATGCGGACGGCCACGACACTCGAGAGCCGCACACCCATACGGCCCTGCAGCGTGGCCGACACCGACCAGGCGAGCGCCCCGCCGGTCAGGGAGAGGCCGGCGACGGTCGGCGATGCCCCATAGCGGTCGGTGAGCAGGTAGGGGATGTAGACCTGGGCGCCGAAGAACCCGGCGGCGGCGAGCCCGCGCACGAGCAGCACCGACGGGAGGCCTCGACGCGCGCGCAGGGTGCCGACCGGCAGCAGCGGGCGCACGGCGATGACAGCGACCACCACCGCGATCGCCGCGAGCACGGGCCCGGCGGCGGGGATGTCGCCGACCAGATTCAGCGCGAGCACAGCCAGCGCGGCCAGGATCGACCAGCCCAGCCGTCCGTACGCCCAGGGGATCGTGGTGTCGCCGTCGCCTGAGAGCCCGCGCAGCGCGGGCACCACCATGAGCAGCGCGGGGACCACCAGGAAGACGACGCCGAGGAACACCCAGTGCCAGCTCCACAGCTCGGTGACCGCGCCCGCGATCGTCGGCCCGACGAGAGAGGGCACGACCCAGGCGGCGGCGAAGCCGGCGAAGATCGACGGATGCAGCGACGTCGGGTACACGCGGGCGACGACCACATACAGAGCGACCATCAGGCCGCCGTTGCCCAGCCCCTGGGCGAAGCGGCCTGCGACCAGCACCTCCATGCTCGGTGCGACGCCGGCGACGACGAGCCCGACGACGAACAGCGCCACCGAGAAGTACAGCGGTGCGACCGGGCCACGGCGATCCGCCCAGTTCCCCGCCACCACCATGCCGATCACCCCTGTGGCGAGCGGTCCGGCGAACGCGAGCGCGTACAGCCGCTCGCCGTCGAGATCGGCGCTGACCGCGGGCATCACGGTCGTGACGGCGAGGGATTCGAAGGCCCCCAGGAAGACCAGGGCGCAGGCGCCGATCGTGATCCAGAGGTAGCCGCGCTGGAGGATGCCGGATGGCGCGGCGTTCGCGGTCGGAGCCGCGTCGGTGTCTGCAGTCATAGGCTCGACCGTAGAACCTCAATAAAGGTTGAGGTCAAGCGGACTCGGTGCGGGGGGTCTAGCGCACCAGCAGCAGGCTGGTCGGTGTGGGTGCCTGCGCCTGGTGACGGATGCCCAGCGGAGCGCCCGTGCGCTCGTCGAGGTCGAGCAGCGCGATGGAGTCGGAACGCTGTCCTGCGACGAGCATCTTGCCCTCGTGCACCAGGTGATGACGCGGCCAGTCGACACCGGAATCCGCCAGCGCGAACGGCTCGAGGCTCTCGCCTGCGCCATGCACCCGCAGGGCGGCGATCGTGTTGCTGCCGCGCAGCGCGGTGTACAGGAACCGGCCGTCGCGCGTGCGCGCGAGCTCGGCAGGGAAGTCGGTGCCCACCTCGGCGATCGGACTCGTGAGCACGGAGCCGACGACCGCCCACGTGCCGTCGAGACCGGCGGCGAGCGTGAACACCTCGCACGAGTACTCGGTCACGACGTGCAGGTGTCCACTGGGATGCACGACCATGTGCCGAGGGCCTGTGCCCATCGGCAACGCCACCTCGTGGTCGAGGATCAGCCCATGCGCACCATGCCGCCAGATGCGCACCAGGTCGAAGCCGAGATCCGTCGTGGCGATGCGTCCATCGGCCAGGAACGCTGCCGCGTGCGCGTGCGAGACGCGATCGTCGCCCTCAGCCGTGCGCGCTCCCGCGTAGGGGTCGGATGCCGGGGCCGCGACGCCGGCCGGAGCCGCTGCCTCCAGCGGCTCGCCCAGCAGAGCGGCACGCAGTTCGGCCGCCTTGTTCACGGCATCCGCGATCAACCGGCCCTGCGGGTCTATGCCGATGCGCACCACGCGTCCGTCGCCGTAGCAGCTCGCGACCAGGAAGTCGCCGCGCGGCGAGACCGCCACGTGGCACACGCCCTCTCCGGCGTCGACCGGAGCGCCGAGCGGCCGCAGGCTCGACTCGCCCGAGCGCACGAACGCCTGCACTCCGGCATCCGCCTCGAGCGCCGCGTAGATGACGTCGAGCGTGGGATG
This window contains:
- a CDS encoding ABC transporter permease subunit, with translation MNWVTDNLGLIFELTLVHLRQSIIPIVLGFVLSLPLGWVAWRFRLVRGPIIVLTGLLYTIPSLALLILLPAALGYSAISESNLVIALTIYAIAILVRAVSDGLDSVDDDVRQAATATGFAPFRRFWAVEFPLAGPVILAGLRVTAVSTISLATVGILIGVTNLGYLFTNGLERRIIAEVFAGVVAVVVIALVIDLILLLLGRALMPWTRAASKPAAARALAVGAPA
- a CDS encoding ATP-binding cassette domain-containing protein, coding for MIEFRNVTKQFPDGTTAVKDFSLVLPSRKTTVFVGSSGCGKTTLLRMINRMVEPTSGEVEIDGESVLGGDPVALRRRIGYVMQNSGLMPHFTVLDNVATVLRLTGVKKAPAHQRARELLKTVGLDQSLAERYPSQLSGGQQQRVGVARGLAADPNILLMDEPFGAVDPIVRADLQQETLRLQHELDKTVVFVTHDIDEAFLLGDQVVILDKGARIVQVGSPSEIIENPADDFVASFIGADRGRRALHLKETPHGTVVVDSEGRTQGAIVAEVERSDGPLAGPDAAALGAVQSERA
- a CDS encoding DUF427 domain-containing protein, with amino-acid sequence MKAVLAGTVIAEADESDLARIEGNWYFPPASITEGVLVESPTPYTCPWKGAAQYFSVQAGGELHTDYAWSYPTPYPSAFDRVGKDFSGFVAFDPRVEVSA
- a CDS encoding NAD(P)/FAD-dependent oxidoreductase; translation: MTADKTDEYDLIVLGGGPVGENVADRAVQGGLTAIIVESELVGGECSYWACMPSKALLRSAQALRAAQHVAGSKEAVTGKLDVRAVFDRRDSFTSNWSDDGQVKWLDSAGIDLARGHGRLTGEREVTVTDADGGTRVLRARHAVAISTGSDAVIPPIDGLRESSPWTSREATSAEELPESLAVIGGGVVAVEMATAYAALGSTVTLIARSGLLGAMEPFAGERVAAGLQELGVDVRTETGTTSVTRTDEGVTIVLDDGSTITAAEVLAATGRSPRSGDIGLDVVGLEPGRWITVDDTMRVPGSEWLYAVGDVNGRVLLTHQGKYQARAAGDVIAARAHDEDVDDAPWGRHVATADSAGAPQVTFSFPEVASVGLTEADARKSGIDVAVVDYDLGSVAGASLYEDGFAGQARLVIDKERDVIVGATFVGPEVAELVQAATVAIVGEVPIARLWHAVPAYPTISEIWLRLLESYGRQSA
- a CDS encoding MFS transporter, whose translation is MTADTDAAPTANAAPSGILQRGYLWITIGACALVFLGAFESLAVTTVMPAVSADLDGERLYALAFAGPLATGVIGMVVAGNWADRRGPVAPLYFSVALFVVGLVVAGVAPSMEVLVAGRFAQGLGNGGLMVALYVVVARVYPTSLHPSIFAGFAAAWVVPSLVGPTIAGAVTELWSWHWVFLGVVFLVVPALLMVVPALRGLSGDGDTTIPWAYGRLGWSILAALAVLALNLVGDIPAAGPVLAAIAVVVAVIAVRPLLPVGTLRARRGLPSVLLVRGLAAAGFFGAQVYIPYLLTDRYGASPTVAGLSLTGGALAWSVSATLQGRMGVRLSSVVAVRIGTVLVVTGVALALVAAVLTAPVAVIIVAWIVAGAGMGLMSPRTSALTLAMSEPENQGFNSSAMTVADSFGSALALAVAGVLFAGLAAAMDPFVAVFALAAILALAAALLAARVAAPVGATAGDAAAR
- a CDS encoding beta-propeller fold lactonase family protein is translated as MTRFWVGGYGSAMQGQADGIGLLAGDADRQTSLAYRGAVTQTPSPSWLAQHPTLDVIYAALEADAGVQAFVRSGESSLRPLGAPVDAGEGVCHVAVSPRGDFLVASCYGDGRVVRIGIDPQGRLIADAVNKAAELRAALLGEPLEAAAPAGVAAPASDPYAGARTAEGDDRVSHAHAAAFLADGRIATTDLGFDLVRIWRHGAHGLILDHEVALPMGTGPRHMVVHPSGHLHVVTEYSCEVFTLAAGLDGTWAVVGSVLTSPIAEVGTDFPAELARTRDGRFLYTALRGSNTIAALRVHGAGESLEPFALADSGVDWPRHHLVHEGKMLVAGQRSDSIALLDLDERTGAPLGIRHQAQAPTPTSLLLVR